The following are encoded together in the Thalassolituus oleivorans MIL-1 genome:
- a CDS encoding YbgA family protein gives MAQANQFNSDKDNKSLLSGADLIPVGISACLMGDPVRFNGGHKRSRFCTDVLSKYFSFVSICPEVAIGMSTPREPIRLVSADANDDTVRALGTDNPELDVTDALAEYGRMQGQQQTQLCGYIFMQKSPSCGVFGVKRYLANGHPEGTTAGIYASHFQAQNPLLPVEEAGRLNDAALRENFMVRVFTYREWQLFKATPVTAARLIDFHSRYKYLVMAHSSVHYKSMGRLLANLASQDISAIADEYFTQLMTALAKPASRKMHTNTLMHLQGYLKMFLTAGDKKELEELIHQYRLGIVPLVVPLTLLKHHLLHHEGANNYARQQVYLNPHPYELGLRNSL, from the coding sequence ATGGCACAAGCGAATCAATTTAATTCAGATAAAGACAATAAAAGTCTCCTTAGCGGTGCTGACCTTATCCCCGTAGGAATCAGCGCTTGTCTGATGGGTGACCCTGTTCGCTTTAACGGTGGCCACAAACGCTCGCGTTTTTGTACCGACGTACTAAGCAAATATTTTAGCTTCGTGAGCATTTGCCCAGAAGTCGCTATCGGCATGAGCACCCCGCGCGAACCCATTCGCTTAGTCAGCGCGGATGCCAACGACGACACGGTCCGCGCCTTAGGTACTGACAATCCAGAACTAGATGTTACCGATGCATTGGCGGAATATGGCCGGATGCAAGGCCAGCAGCAAACGCAGCTTTGCGGCTACATCTTTATGCAAAAAAGCCCGAGCTGCGGTGTATTTGGCGTTAAACGTTACCTAGCCAATGGCCATCCTGAAGGCACTACCGCTGGTATCTATGCCAGCCATTTCCAAGCGCAAAATCCATTACTACCGGTTGAGGAAGCGGGACGCTTGAATGACGCCGCCCTGCGCGAAAATTTTATGGTGCGCGTTTTTACGTATCGCGAATGGCAGTTATTCAAGGCCACGCCTGTCACTGCGGCACGTCTGATCGATTTTCACTCACGCTATAAATATTTAGTAATGGCGCACAGCTCAGTCCACTACAAATCAATGGGCCGACTACTCGCGAATTTAGCCAGCCAAGATATAAGCGCAATTGCAGACGAATACTTTACCCAGCTGATGACTGCGCTAGCAAAACCGGCGAGTCGTAAAATGCATACCAACACCCTGATGCACTTGCAGGGCTATTTAAAAATGTTTTTAACAGCGGGGGATAAAAAGGAATTAGAAGAACTGATTCATCAATATCGCCTAGGTATCGTGCCTTTAGTGGTTCCTCTGACCTTGTTAAAACATCATTTGTTACACCATGAGGGCGCGAATAATTACGCCCGCCAGCAGGTTTACTTGAATCCACATCCGTATGAGCTAGGTTTGCGGAACAGCCTATGA
- the phrB gene encoding deoxyribodipyrimidine photo-lyase: protein MTRLVWFRTDLRIHDNPALTHACRDQDDDVCAIVFNTLKQWQQHGLGPRKINLMQAAMMELKQQLAQLNIPLAIVTVDNFADCVSYLQQCMGSQRVSELAFNLEYEVNERKRDIVVGRWCQDHDIIVNKFHDQCLLPPGSVKTQQDEPYRVFTPFKKAWLNIVNNQFAAPLPAPAVRQHNETAFHLLQDHTDITTQADDLWPTDEDSAHNQLNTFLDDDVLRYHEQRDLPDADATSRVSYYLSTGLLSPRQCLYSAWLKNACLLNGGENGIDTWINELIWREFYRHLLVAYPSLCKHKAFKPHTEHVPWRNCEKDFNAWCEGKTGYPIIDAAMQQLRQQGWMHNRLRMITAMFLTKHLLIDWRMGEAFFNEYLVDADLASNNGGWQWSASTGADGAPYFRIFNPTTQSERFDKDGYFLIRYLPELTRLPSKSRHAPSAAERKLCGYPAPIVDHKMARQRALDAFKNTLEVA, encoded by the coding sequence ATGACTCGGCTCGTATGGTTTCGCACGGATTTGCGCATACACGATAACCCAGCACTGACTCATGCCTGCCGCGATCAAGATGACGATGTTTGTGCCATCGTTTTTAACACGCTTAAGCAATGGCAACAGCATGGCCTAGGCCCGCGCAAAATCAATTTAATGCAAGCGGCGATGATGGAGCTAAAACAGCAACTTGCTCAGCTTAATATTCCTCTGGCTATTGTTACCGTCGATAATTTTGCTGATTGTGTTAGTTATCTACAGCAATGTATGGGCTCACAGAGAGTCAGCGAACTGGCATTCAATTTGGAATACGAAGTCAACGAACGTAAACGTGATATCGTTGTTGGCCGCTGGTGTCAGGATCACGATATTATTGTTAATAAATTCCATGATCAGTGCTTACTGCCACCGGGATCGGTAAAAACGCAGCAAGATGAACCCTATCGAGTGTTCACACCCTTTAAGAAAGCTTGGCTGAATATCGTCAATAATCAGTTTGCGGCACCACTTCCGGCCCCTGCAGTACGCCAGCACAATGAAACGGCCTTTCATTTGTTGCAAGATCATACTGACATTACCACCCAAGCCGATGATCTTTGGCCAACGGACGAAGACAGCGCGCATAATCAACTTAATACATTTCTAGACGATGACGTGCTGCGTTATCACGAGCAGCGCGATTTACCCGATGCCGACGCCACGAGTAGAGTATCGTATTACTTATCTACCGGTTTGTTATCACCACGCCAATGTTTATACAGCGCTTGGTTAAAAAACGCCTGTCTTTTAAATGGCGGTGAAAACGGTATTGATACTTGGATTAATGAACTTATTTGGCGCGAGTTCTACCGCCATTTATTGGTCGCCTATCCTAGCCTGTGTAAACACAAAGCTTTTAAACCGCACACCGAACATGTGCCGTGGCGCAACTGTGAAAAAGACTTCAATGCTTGGTGCGAAGGTAAAACAGGCTATCCCATTATTGACGCTGCAATGCAACAACTACGACAACAAGGTTGGATGCATAATCGCCTGCGTATGATTACCGCCATGTTTCTAACCAAGCACCTACTGATTGATTGGCGCATGGGCGAAGCATTTTTTAATGAATATTTAGTGGATGCTGACCTAGCGTCAAACAATGGTGGTTGGCAATGGAGCGCTTCTACCGGCGCTGATGGCGCACCTTATTTCAGGATTTTTAATCCAACCACCCAGTCTGAACGTTTTGATAAAGACGGCTATTTTTTAATTCGTTATTTACCGGAACTTACCCGTTTACCGAGTAAATCACGGCATGCACCTAGTGCGGCAGAACGTAAACTATGCGGCTATCCAGCGCCGATAGTCGATCATAAAATGGCGCGCCAAAGAGCCTTGGACGCTTTCAAAAATACATTAGAAGTTGCTTAA
- a CDS encoding nuclear transport factor 2 family protein, which produces MMPETEALPRHERFQQLYRNLSASTVNKESLGQCYHPDIQFQDPFHQVSGLDVLTQYFAAMYENVSYIHFEFHRSWQQDNTSFIRWTMSYRHPKLYAGKQVIHVEGGSELIWRDDLIIDHRDFFDGGNMLYEHLPVLGWAIRKLKGRML; this is translated from the coding sequence ATGATGCCTGAAACGGAAGCCTTGCCACGCCATGAAAGATTTCAACAACTGTATCGAAATCTTTCAGCGAGCACAGTGAATAAAGAATCGCTGGGACAATGCTACCACCCAGACATTCAGTTCCAAGATCCCTTTCATCAAGTCAGTGGTTTGGATGTACTTACTCAGTATTTTGCCGCTATGTATGAAAATGTGAGCTATATCCACTTTGAATTTCATCGTAGTTGGCAGCAAGACAACACGAGTTTTATTCGTTGGACCATGAGTTACCGCCACCCAAAACTTTATGCTGGCAAGCAGGTCATTCATGTTGAAGGTGGTAGTGAATTGATTTGGCGCGACGATTTAATTATCGATCATCGAGATTTTTTCGATGGTGGCAACATGCTATACGAACACCTACCGGTCTTAGGCTGGGCCATCCGCAAACTCAAGGGGAGAATGCTATGA
- a CDS encoding sirohydrochlorin chelatase: MTTPAATVATILLAHGSSDANWLAPFDNLLAHIRSGLDSERVELAYMELADPSLHHQVATLAAAGYSRIDILPLFFAAGRHLRKDVPAMLEQQQNELKQQGYDLEISLHSPVGLEPEVANAISNIVIRRISTQ, encoded by the coding sequence ATGACTACGCCCGCAGCAACAGTTGCCACCATCTTACTAGCGCACGGCAGCAGCGATGCCAACTGGCTAGCGCCGTTTGATAACCTACTCGCACACATTCGTAGTGGTCTTGATAGCGAGCGTGTTGAGCTAGCCTACATGGAGTTAGCCGACCCTTCTCTGCATCACCAAGTAGCAACGCTAGCAGCTGCAGGCTACAGCCGAATCGACATACTGCCACTGTTTTTTGCCGCAGGTCGCCATCTCCGTAAAGACGTACCAGCCATGCTAGAACAACAGCAGAACGAACTAAAACAACAGGGCTACGACCTAGAAATATCGCTTCACAGTCCTGTAGGACTAGAACCAGAAGTTGCCAATGCGATCAGCAATATTGTGATTCGCCGCATTAGCACGCAGTAA
- a CDS encoding SDR family NAD(P)-dependent oxidoreductase, which yields MTHKHQALPMAEQVIWLIGASSGIGAALVGELQKNCKALIISARNEDKLQEVATGFDNVSIIPVDITQPSTLAQAAQQLTDRFGHIDTLVANAGTAEYVDVNHFDAALIRRVHETNFMGLVNCVEAALPLLRKSQSGYIVGVSSSVAYLPMPRAQAYGSSKAAVSHFLEAMRADLVHLGMDVSIVCPGFVKTPLTDKNDFPMPMRISAEDAARYMVKGMQKRQFEIHFPKRFSYLLKLIGNLPDFLRLRITASMSRAGTPDNKDSHS from the coding sequence ATGACTCATAAACATCAAGCTCTGCCGATGGCCGAGCAAGTTATTTGGCTTATTGGCGCGTCTTCAGGCATTGGAGCAGCTCTGGTTGGTGAATTACAAAAAAACTGTAAAGCCCTGATCATCAGTGCTCGCAACGAAGATAAGCTACAAGAAGTTGCTACTGGTTTTGATAATGTCAGCATTATTCCTGTTGATATTACTCAACCGAGTACCTTGGCCCAAGCTGCTCAACAGCTCACGGATCGTTTTGGTCACATAGATACGTTAGTAGCTAATGCTGGCACCGCGGAATACGTTGATGTTAATCATTTCGATGCGGCTTTAATTCGTCGCGTGCATGAAACTAATTTTATGGGATTGGTAAACTGTGTTGAAGCGGCTCTACCGCTCCTACGTAAAAGCCAATCCGGTTACATTGTAGGCGTCAGTAGCAGCGTGGCTTATCTACCTATGCCGCGCGCTCAAGCCTACGGCAGTAGTAAAGCCGCAGTCAGTCATTTTTTAGAAGCTATGCGTGCTGACTTAGTGCATTTAGGCATGGACGTATCTATCGTGTGTCCTGGCTTCGTAAAAACACCGTTAACCGATAAGAACGACTTTCCTATGCCGATGCGCATCAGTGCCGAAGATGCTGCTCGCTACATGGTAAAAGGCATGCAGAAACGTCAGTTCGAAATTCACTTTCCCAAGCGTTTCAGCTATTTACTAAAATTAATCGGAAATCTCCCCGATTTTTTACGACTTCGTATTACCGCCAGTATGTCGCGTGCGGGCACTCCAGATAACAAGGATTCTCACTCATGA
- a CDS encoding acyl-CoA dehydrogenase C-terminal domain-containing protein, giving the protein MSYKAPLRDMQFVLYEVLNGDQILPALPGYEDATREIMDAMLTEGAKLSENVLAPLNASGDREGCQYDPETKLVTVPKGFKEAYKQFAEAGWTALASPVEYGGQGLPHTLNTLAEEMVCSANLSLGMYPGLTHGAINALTSYGTDELKETYLPRLISGEWTGTMCLTEPQCGTDLGLIRTKAEPQADGSYAISGTKIWITGGEHDMVDNIIHLVLAKLPDAPASAKGISLFLVPKFLEDGSRNPAFCGGLEHKMGIKGSATCVMNFEQAKGWLIGEPNKGLQAMFVMMNSARLMVGLQGLGIAEAAYQTSLGFAKDRLQSRSLAGPQEPEKPADSIIVHPDVRRMLLRQKATIEGSRAMAYFTNLQLDIAHKAETAEEREQADDMVQLLTPVVKAFLTDEGFFCANDGLQLMGGAGFTQDWPLEQYVRDSRITRIYEGTNGIQALDLVGRKLGIAGGRPVKRYFAMLDQYMKDYADAPHVAELKAAKDRLQKATMWLMQNGMMDREQAGAAATPYLRLFALTTVAYFWSRMAKVAQEQLAGGSTETHFYQAKIKTAHFFMSKLLPQTESLLTEIEAGKESLMALDVAEF; this is encoded by the coding sequence ATGAGCTACAAAGCCCCGCTGCGAGATATGCAATTTGTATTGTACGAAGTTTTAAACGGCGACCAAATTTTGCCTGCATTACCAGGCTACGAAGACGCGACGCGTGAAATTATGGATGCGATGCTGACTGAAGGCGCAAAGTTGTCAGAAAACGTACTTGCACCATTGAATGCGTCTGGTGATCGAGAAGGCTGCCAATACGACCCAGAAACAAAATTGGTGACAGTGCCGAAAGGCTTCAAAGAAGCTTACAAGCAATTCGCTGAAGCCGGCTGGACCGCGTTGGCGTCGCCAGTTGAGTACGGTGGTCAGGGCTTACCGCATACACTAAACACCTTAGCTGAAGAGATGGTGTGTTCTGCCAACTTGTCACTGGGTATGTACCCAGGTCTAACTCATGGGGCCATTAATGCGTTGACCAGTTATGGCACTGACGAACTTAAAGAAACCTATCTACCGCGACTAATCAGCGGTGAGTGGACCGGCACTATGTGCTTAACCGAACCGCAATGTGGTACCGACTTGGGTTTGATTCGCACCAAAGCTGAGCCGCAAGCGGATGGGTCTTATGCGATTTCTGGTACCAAAATTTGGATTACCGGTGGCGAACACGACATGGTGGATAACATCATTCATCTCGTACTCGCTAAGCTGCCAGATGCGCCGGCCAGTGCTAAGGGAATCTCTTTATTCTTGGTGCCTAAATTCCTAGAAGACGGCAGCCGCAACCCAGCTTTTTGTGGTGGTTTAGAACACAAAATGGGTATCAAAGGCTCGGCTACCTGCGTGATGAACTTCGAGCAAGCTAAAGGTTGGTTGATTGGTGAACCAAACAAAGGTTTACAAGCTATGTTCGTGATGATGAATAGTGCGCGTTTGATGGTGGGTTTGCAGGGCTTAGGTATTGCTGAAGCGGCTTACCAAACATCGCTTGGCTTTGCCAAAGATCGTTTACAGTCGCGCTCATTAGCGGGCCCGCAAGAGCCAGAAAAACCTGCGGACAGCATTATTGTGCATCCCGATGTACGCCGTATGTTGTTGCGTCAAAAGGCGACTATCGAAGGCAGTCGCGCCATGGCTTACTTCACTAACTTGCAGTTGGATATTGCGCACAAAGCTGAAACAGCCGAAGAGCGTGAGCAAGCAGATGATATGGTGCAGTTGTTAACGCCAGTTGTTAAAGCTTTCTTAACCGACGAAGGTTTCTTCTGCGCGAACGATGGCTTGCAGCTAATGGGCGGTGCTGGTTTCACTCAGGATTGGCCACTAGAGCAGTATGTGCGTGATTCTCGCATTACTCGTATCTACGAAGGTACCAACGGTATTCAGGCACTGGATCTCGTAGGGCGTAAACTCGGGATTGCCGGTGGGCGTCCGGTGAAGCGTTACTTTGCTATGCTGGATCAGTATATGAAAGATTATGCAGATGCCCCACATGTCGCAGAGTTGAAAGCTGCTAAAGATCGCCTGCAAAAAGCGACTATGTGGTTAATGCAAAACGGCATGATGGATCGTGAACAAGCTGGAGCAGCGGCAACGCCGTACCTGCGCCTATTTGCTCTAACGACAGTCGCGTATTTCTGGAGCCGTATGGCTAAGGTTGCGCAGGAGCAATTGGCTGGTGGATCGACGGAGACACATTTCTATCAGGCCAAAATCAAGACGGCACACTTCTTTATGTCTAAGCTGTTACCACAAACGGAATCTTTATTGACCGAAATAGAAGCCGGTAAAGAAAGCTTAATGGCACTTGATGTAGCTGAGTTCTAA
- a CDS encoding MerR family transcriptional regulator, giving the protein MNRLENLPTYPIREFARLTGVNPVTLRAWERRYGIIQPMRTEKGHRFYTDTHVERVNNILYWLEKGYPVRQVKLLLSDSVPTIPANSDDWQQQQNDMLMAVTHLNSQKLDDLWNSGLASYPMAVYYERCLLPVLEVLRADYSQPLLVRAFEHMLARKLTGLIQSQHRHNDGPTLLMATNHADAELNLLASSYALGAAAFRVEYFGHCLTPTDIQIASQIVSSSWVWVHFHPSNNDQVQPWIDFAQQHERTVFVSGAVPAALSASEKTVRLPEQTAKQVQMFITTLGGQA; this is encoded by the coding sequence ATGAACCGCCTAGAAAATCTACCGACCTATCCTATTCGTGAGTTTGCACGGCTCACTGGGGTTAACCCAGTGACCTTGCGCGCTTGGGAGCGGCGTTACGGCATTATTCAGCCAATGCGTACAGAAAAAGGTCATCGCTTCTATACCGATACGCATGTCGAACGTGTGAATAATATTTTATATTGGTTAGAAAAAGGTTACCCAGTTCGCCAAGTTAAATTACTGCTGAGTGATTCGGTGCCGACCATTCCGGCTAATAGCGATGACTGGCAACAGCAGCAAAATGACATGCTTATGGCCGTTACACACCTAAATAGCCAAAAACTTGATGATTTGTGGAATAGTGGGTTAGCCAGCTATCCGATGGCCGTGTATTACGAGCGTTGTTTATTACCAGTATTAGAAGTGTTACGCGCCGATTACAGCCAGCCGTTACTGGTGCGAGCCTTCGAACACATGCTCGCACGTAAACTCACCGGGCTGATTCAAAGCCAGCATCGCCACAATGATGGCCCAACGCTACTAATGGCTACTAACCACGCCGATGCAGAGCTCAATTTACTCGCTAGTAGTTACGCCTTGGGCGCTGCCGCCTTTCGCGTAGAATATTTCGGTCACTGTTTAACACCAACCGACATCCAAATCGCTAGTCAGATCGTATCTAGTTCGTGGGTGTGGGTTCACTTCCATCCAAGTAACAACGATCAAGTGCAACCTTGGATCGATTTTGCCCAACAACATGAACGCACAGTGTTTGTTTCAGGAGCCGTGCCCGCAGCACTTTCGGCCAGTGAGAAAACCGTACGTTTACCAGAACAAACCGCTAAGCAGGTACAAATGTTTATTACAACTCTTGGAGGTCAAGCATGA
- a CDS encoding acyl-CoA desaturase has translation MNEPLQKRSLWKNVQRWIDSSIDNDEPMTSTEFNWVRTMPFIILHLACFGVLVTGVSTTAVVVCLALFWLRLFAITAFYHRYFSHRSYKTSRPAQFIFALLGNMSAQRGPLWWAAHHRAHHQHADTDDDLHSPVKRGFWWSHAGWFTCDASFKTQMHRINDFAKYPELRWLDRYDIFAPMLLLALLFVAGELLAAFAPALETNGLQLIVWGFVISTVILFHSTVTINSLGHIWGKKRFNNKDESRNNAILALLTLGEGWHNNHHRWAVSARQGFYWYEIDITYGILKVMSWLGIVWDLSPVPAHVLEEGRRANNNRKDAK, from the coding sequence ATGAACGAGCCATTACAGAAGCGATCACTGTGGAAAAACGTGCAGCGCTGGATCGACTCCAGCATAGATAACGATGAACCGATGACAAGCACCGAGTTTAACTGGGTGCGGACCATGCCATTTATTATTTTGCATTTGGCCTGCTTCGGCGTACTCGTTACTGGCGTTAGCACCACTGCAGTAGTGGTATGTCTGGCCCTATTTTGGCTGCGTTTATTTGCTATTACAGCATTTTATCACCGCTACTTTTCTCATCGCTCGTACAAAACTAGCCGCCCAGCCCAATTTATTTTTGCCTTACTCGGCAATATGTCAGCCCAGCGCGGGCCACTTTGGTGGGCAGCACACCATCGCGCACATCATCAACATGCCGATACTGATGATGACCTTCACTCACCGGTAAAGCGTGGTTTTTGGTGGAGTCACGCGGGTTGGTTTACATGTGATGCCAGTTTCAAAACACAAATGCACCGTATTAACGATTTCGCTAAATACCCAGAATTACGCTGGCTAGACCGCTACGATATCTTTGCCCCTATGTTGTTATTAGCCTTGTTATTCGTCGCCGGTGAACTTTTAGCAGCTTTCGCTCCGGCTCTTGAAACTAATGGTCTACAACTCATTGTCTGGGGCTTTGTGATATCCACCGTGATCTTATTCCATTCCACAGTGACCATTAATTCCCTTGGCCATATATGGGGAAAAAAGCGCTTCAACAACAAAGATGAAAGCCGTAACAACGCAATACTAGCCTTACTCACACTAGGCGAAGGCTGGCACAACAATCATCACCGCTGGGCGGTGTCTGCGCGCCAAGGCTTTTACTGGTACGAAATAGATATTACGTACGGCATTCTCAAAGTGATGAGTTGGTTGGGAATTGTTTGGGATTTAAGCCCAGTGCCTGCTCATGTATTAGAAGAAGGTCGTCGCGCCAACAATAATCGCAAGGATGCAAAGTAA
- a CDS encoding NAD(P)/FAD-dependent oxidoreductase — MKRIAIVGAGMAGLSALSALTKQGHVVTLFDKSRGSGGRMASKKVGDASWDMGAQFIRAHDASFMKTLHEWQHQGWVSEWAVTPHVIDAEGIRLSDDESTRYVGVSRMTALSRQLLAPATEFIPNTRIVSCQRTDSEWLLTDENDQHYGPFDSLIINTPPQQALPLLENSHLAAAINDVEMLPCWTLLLAFPERIDTPVDAAFVHDSAIAWLARNNSKPLRDSGETWVIQASHAWSQEQVDAPREEVLHALEQAFFTALGVQGYAVSEHWLHRWLYAVPAKPLDAGALFDADRAVAVCGDWCQRGTLEGAWLSGQQAASYF; from the coding sequence ATGAAGCGTATCGCAATTGTTGGTGCTGGAATGGCAGGCTTGAGCGCCCTCAGCGCTTTAACCAAACAAGGGCACGTCGTTACCCTATTTGATAAAAGTCGTGGTTCTGGCGGACGTATGGCGAGCAAAAAAGTTGGCGATGCCTCTTGGGATATGGGGGCACAGTTTATTCGCGCTCATGACGCCAGTTTCATGAAAACCTTACACGAGTGGCAACATCAAGGTTGGGTCAGTGAGTGGGCGGTCACTCCTCATGTGATCGACGCAGAAGGCATTCGTTTATCGGATGACGAATCCACTCGTTACGTTGGCGTATCACGAATGACGGCTCTCAGTCGTCAACTACTAGCACCGGCAACCGAGTTTATTCCAAACACTCGTATTGTCAGCTGTCAGCGTACCGATAGTGAATGGTTACTCACTGACGAAAACGACCAACACTATGGACCCTTTGATAGCTTGATTATCAATACACCACCGCAACAGGCCTTACCATTATTGGAAAACAGCCATCTCGCCGCAGCAATCAATGATGTAGAGATGTTGCCCTGCTGGACCTTATTGCTGGCATTTCCCGAGCGTATCGACACACCAGTTGATGCCGCATTTGTGCACGATAGCGCTATTGCTTGGCTGGCCAGAAACAACAGCAAACCACTCCGTGACTCCGGCGAAACTTGGGTTATACAAGCCAGCCACGCGTGGAGCCAGGAGCAGGTTGATGCGCCACGAGAAGAGGTATTGCACGCCCTAGAGCAAGCTTTTTTTACTGCGTTAGGAGTGCAAGGGTATGCGGTGAGTGAACACTGGCTGCATCGTTGGCTTTACGCCGTCCCCGCTAAGCCATTGGATGCCGGAGCCTTGTTTGATGCCGACAGAGCCGTGGCTGTTTGTGGCGATTGGTGTCAGCGCGGTACACTCGAAGGCGCTTGGCTGAGCGGTCAGCAAGCAGCCTCTTATTTTTAA
- a CDS encoding NAD(P)/FAD-dependent oxidoreductase — MKKRIAVIGSGVAGLTCAYLLRERYDVHLYEANDYLGGHTQTTDVEIDGKTFPVNTGFIVFNDWTYPNFIKLMDQLGVASEDSDMSFSVKCERSGLEYNGHSFDSLFAQRSNFLRPRFWFMIRDILRFNKETRAELNAGTLSETETLGSYLERKKYSDWFRRFYIIPMGAAVWSSSEAMMMEFPLYFFVRFFNNHGMLSVDDRPQWRVISRGSRSYVEKIRSSLSAAQIYLKTPVLGITRDADGVTITSKRGNERFDEIILACHSDQALAMLKDPSSQEQDILSAIPYKMNDVVLHTDHSILPVHQKAWAAWNYHIGQQDQDTVAVTYYMNRLQNFPEDGTHFCVTLNKTADIDPSKIIRQFRYAHPVFTLKGMAAQERHNEISGRNRTHYCGAYWFNGFHEDGVRSALRVTHELGVDLA; from the coding sequence ATGAAAAAACGTATCGCCGTGATAGGCTCCGGTGTTGCCGGTTTAACCTGTGCATATTTATTGCGCGAGCGTTACGACGTTCATCTGTACGAAGCAAATGATTATCTAGGTGGCCATACCCAAACAACCGACGTTGAGATCGACGGAAAGACCTTTCCGGTAAATACTGGTTTTATTGTCTTTAACGATTGGACCTATCCGAATTTCATTAAATTGATGGATCAACTTGGCGTTGCCAGCGAAGATTCGGATATGAGTTTTAGTGTTAAATGCGAGCGCAGTGGGCTTGAGTATAATGGTCACTCTTTTGACTCACTGTTTGCGCAGCGCAGTAATTTTTTACGTCCGCGCTTCTGGTTTATGATCCGCGACATTCTGCGTTTTAATAAAGAAACGCGGGCAGAATTAAACGCTGGAACTCTGAGTGAAACTGAAACCTTAGGTAGCTACTTAGAACGCAAAAAATACAGCGATTGGTTCCGACGCTTTTACATTATTCCGATGGGTGCCGCTGTTTGGTCTTCTAGCGAAGCCATGATGATGGAATTTCCACTCTATTTTTTCGTGCGTTTCTTTAATAACCACGGAATGTTGAGTGTCGATGATCGCCCACAATGGCGCGTTATTAGCCGTGGCTCACGTAGCTATGTTGAAAAAATCCGGTCCTCTCTATCAGCCGCTCAAATTTACTTAAAAACGCCTGTGCTCGGAATTACTCGCGATGCCGATGGCGTAACCATCACCTCCAAGCGTGGCAATGAGCGCTTTGACGAAATTATTCTTGCTTGTCACAGCGATCAAGCATTAGCCATGTTGAAAGATCCAAGCTCGCAAGAGCAAGATATTTTAAGCGCCATCCCTTACAAGATGAACGATGTTGTGCTGCATACCGATCACAGCATCTTGCCGGTTCATCAAAAAGCTTGGGCTGCGTGGAATTATCATATTGGCCAACAAGATCAAGACACCGTTGCCGTTACTTATTATATGAACCGTCTGCAAAATTTTCCTGAAGACGGCACTCACTTTTGCGTGACCTTAAATAAAACCGCTGACATTGATCCTAGTAAAATTATTCGCCAATTCCGTTACGCCCACCCAGTATTTACGCTCAAGGGAATGGCCGCTCAAGAGCGACATAACGAAATTAGTGGTAGAAACCGTACGCATTATTGCGGTGCCTATTGGTTTAATGGCTTCCATGAAGATGGCGTGCGCAGTGCCTTACGAGTCACGCATGAGTTGGGAGTCGACTTAGCATGA